The Sporohalobacter salinus genomic sequence ACTTAGTAGGAATTGAGAGTTTTAAAGGAGAGAAGTTAGTAACTGGTTTTAAGTTTGAACAGGGACTTTTTCCTGGGCTTGATGGACTAGAAATTGAGACTGCTAAAATTAATAATTCTATTCTTGATGTTGAGCTTAAATCAAAAGTAGAGGTTTTGGCTACAGCTCAAAAGGAGCCTTTAATTTGGTTAAATAATTATGGGCAGGGAAAAGTATTATATGTTAATTCTAATTTAATGGAACATAAATATAATCGTGGTTTATTGTTACAGTATATTTCTTATTTAACAGATTATTTTTTAACTACTATTTTTAATGGTAAGTTAGTTAATATTGATGACTTTCCTGCGCCGATTAAGCAGGGAAAAGATGATATTATTTATGAGCAGTATCATATGACTAATCGACAATTTTATAAGAATATTTGGTGGTCTGCTCTTTATAATATGAGTCAAAGATATAATTTGAAGTATACGGGGTTGGTGATTGGAAGTTATAATCTTCAGACTTCAGGTTCTTTACCAGATTTTTATCAACAGAATTTAGAAGATATTAAGTATTTTGGTCGTCGCTTAGCAGAAGCAGGAGGAGAATTAGGGATTCATGGATATAATCATAATTCTTTAGCCTTAGCTGGAGAGATGAATTTTAATGAATACGGTTATTATCCTTGGGAGTCTCGACTGGTAATGGAGAAAGGGTTGATGAAGTTAAAGAAAGCATTAAAGAGTATGTATGGGGATATTAATGTTTATACTTATGTACCTCCATCTAATATTATTTCTCGCACTGGGAAGATAGCAGTTAAGAATATTTTTCCGGAATTGAAGGTGTTGGCAGGTCTATATACAGCTTCTAAAGAGCAGGGAATTTTAAAGCAGGAATTTGGCCCAGATCCTGACTTGCCAGGAGTCTATTGTTTGCCGCGGTTGAGCTCAGGTTATGATTATAATCCGAGTATTATGTGGAATATATATAATGGAATTGCTCATTATGGTATCTTTAATCACTTTATACATCCTGATGATTTGTTGGATGAACAGCGTAGAAAGGGAAGAACATGGCGTGAGTTAAAAAATAATTTAGAACAAATTTTTAGCAATCTTTATAGTCATTATTCTTTCTTACAGCCGATGACGAATTTAGAAGGTTATATGAATTATCGGAAGCTAGAAGATTTAGAAGTCTATTCTTATCAGCGTGAAGATGTTATTTATATTCATTATCGGCAGGGAGTTATGCCGGTTAATCACTTTTTGCGGCTGAGAACAGGTCGGATTAGTCAGGTTCAGGGGGGAGATTTTCAGTTATTAAAGGAATATGGTGATCATAGATTATACTTTATTACCGGTAAGCAGTCGGTTGTGAAGATTGAATTAAGGTGATTTTATGAATCTACTTTATTGGATATTTAATTTAATAATAACAGCAGTAGAAATTACTATTTTAATTTTTATGTTTTATAAAGCTTATTTTAGCTTGGAATTATTTATTATCTGTCACTTATTAATTAGCCTACTTTATTGGCGCTTAAACAGACAATTGAAGAATAATTTTTCGCTAGCTTATTATTTAGTTTTATTAATGCCGGGAATTGGTTTAGTAGTAGTAACGATTATTAATTTTTTATTACAGGCTAAGGGGACTAGCGACGGACTAATATCTGATTATGAAGAGTATTTATCTTTTGTAGAAAGCTTTACAGAGGAGACGGAAGTTGATTTAGATGAGGAGTTAAATCAACTTAGTATATTGGACAAGCTCAAGTATAGTAGTGAACAAGAGAAGAAGCAGGCTATCATTAATTTTACTACTGAAGATATATCACTGCAGGTTGATATTCTCAAAGAAGCTTTGACTGATGATAATCCAGAGGTTGCTCACTATGCTGCATCAACGCTTAATCTTTTGGAAACAAATTTTGAAGAGAAAATTGAAGAGTTAATGATAGAGTATCGCCAGACAAATGAGATAGACTATTTGGGAGAATTAATTGAAGAATATGAGTATTATATTGAATCTAGCTTATTGAAGGCAGAGGTTAAATCAGTTTATGTACAGGATTATATTGAAATCTTGTTGGAAGCAAAAGAAAAGTTTAAGTCAGTATATGAGATTGATTTAAAGCTGACCAAAGCTTATAAACAGTTAGAAAAATATGAAAAGGCTATAGGTTTATTACAGGAATTGATTAAACAGTATCCCTATCGATATGAAGCTTATTTAAAATTAATGGAATTATATTATGATTTAGATCAGGAAAGTAAGATGTTGGAATTAATAGAGAAGATAGAGGGATTAGAGATTCATTTGCCAGAAGAAGTGAGAAAGCAGATTGAATTTTGGCAGTAGGGAGTGTAGATTATGGAGGTCTGTGTATTACTTGAGGGTTCATATCCTTATGTTGCTGGAGGAGTTTCGTCTTGGATCTATTTTTTAATGAGTCAGTTATCAGATATAGATTTTAAGTTGGTCTCTATTATGCCTTCACGTAAGGAAGAATTAGATTATAAATATCCTGTTCCGGATAATGTGTTAGAAATAAAGACTATATATTTAGATGATTTTAAACAGTTGAAAACATCTAGATGGCAAAGAGAGCCTAAAATAGATGATAGAGAAATAGCTGAATTAACTAAGTTTTTTGGCTGTCAAGAAGATATTGACTGGCAGATGGTAACTGAGATTATTTGTGATTCTAATAGGATAGGCAATGCAGTGGAGTTTTTACAGAGTAAAACTTTTTGGGAGATTTTACTGAAGGTTTATCAACAGCAGTTTAGCCAACAAGGATTTAATCAATATTTTTGGACTATGCGTTCGATTTTTTTGCCGGTAATTCATATTATGCAGCAGAAGCTGCCTACGGCTGATATCTATCATTCTCTTGCTACTGGTTATGCAGGTTTGTTGGGGCTTTTGGCACAGATTAAATATAATCAAGCTTTTATATTGACTGAACATGGTATTTATGCTCGGGAACGTGAAGAGGAGATTCTTAAAACGGGGTGGATAGAAGGAAACTATAAGCAGTTATTAATTGATTTCTTTTATTTTCTATCTACTGGTGTCTATCGAAATGCAGATAGAGTAATTTCTCTGTTTAATCGTAATCGTGAAATTCAGCTAAAGTTAGGTGCTTTACCTGATAAGACAATGGTATTACCCAATGGGGTTGATTTGGATCGGTTTACGACTGAGAAAGAAGAACATCAAGGATTAAATCTAGGAGCTATTGTAAGGATAGTACCAATTAAGGATATTAAGACTTTAATTAAAGCTTTTAAGCTTGTAAATAATGAACTATCAAATGTGAAGTTATACTTAATTGGACCTTATGAAGAGGATAAGGAGTATTATTTGGAGTGTAAAAAATTAATTAAAAAACTGGATTTAGAAGAAGATATAATTATTACAGGTCGAGTGGAGGTAACAGATTACTTAAAGAAGTTAGATCTTTTAGTTCTAACTTCAATTTCTGAAGGGCAGCCGTTGGTAATGCTAGAGGGATTTGCTGCTGAGATTCCTTTTGTAGCAACTGATGTAGGTTCTTGTAGGGAATTAATAGAAGGAGGACCTGAAGATGATTTGGGTTCAGCAGGGATTATTACTAATCCGGCTTCTTATGTTGAGACAGCAGAGGCAATAATTAAATTATTACAGGATAAAGAATTAAGAACTGAGATGGGGAAAATAGGGTGTAAGAGAGTAGAAAAATATTACAATCAAGAAGAATTAGTTAATAATTATCAACAGCTTTATGAGCAGTTAGGAGGTTGTTAATGGCAGGAATTGGGTTTGAATTAAAAGAGTTATTTGCTGAGGATTTATTTACTAAAAGAATTAAAGCCTATCTTTACTCTATGATTGTAGCTGCAGGTCCCTGGATAATTACTACTATAACTATTAATCTCTTTGTTTTAGTAGCTAAATATTATTTTTCTGATTTAGGTCAAAGAGATTTATTTATGGGGACAATTATCTATAGTTTTGTATTTTCACAACTACTTACTGCTCCTTGTCAGCTCTTAATTACTAGATATATTGCTGATCAATTATATCAGAAAACTTATGGTTATGTTAAAGCTTCTTTTATGGGACTTAATAAAATAATTTTAGCTATAGGATTAGTAGTGAGTATTGGCTATTATTTTGATAAACCGCTGCCGTTAGATTATAAATTTATGGCTAGTGGTTTGTTTATTTTGATATCTTTAATTTGGATTATTACAATTTATCTTAGTACAATTAGAAATTACGGTGTGATCGTTCTAGCTTATAGTGTGGGTAGTATTATTTCGTTAATTTTAGCTATAATTTTAATGAATTATCCTCTTAATTTACAAGGATATATTTATGCTGGTAATTTATTATTTAGTTATTTAGTAGGGGTAGTTATAATTTATGGTATTTTATTATATAATTTTTTGTCTTCATTTCCTTTTGTTAATAACAAAGAGTATGATTTCTTAGGTTATGTCAAGAAATTTC encodes the following:
- the pelF gene encoding GT4 family glycosyltransferase PelF, which codes for MEVCVLLEGSYPYVAGGVSSWIYFLMSQLSDIDFKLVSIMPSRKEELDYKYPVPDNVLEIKTIYLDDFKQLKTSRWQREPKIDDREIAELTKFFGCQEDIDWQMVTEIICDSNRIGNAVEFLQSKTFWEILLKVYQQQFSQQGFNQYFWTMRSIFLPVIHIMQQKLPTADIYHSLATGYAGLLGLLAQIKYNQAFILTEHGIYAREREEEILKTGWIEGNYKQLLIDFFYFLSTGVYRNADRVISLFNRNREIQLKLGALPDKTMVLPNGVDLDRFTTEKEEHQGLNLGAIVRIVPIKDIKTLIKAFKLVNNELSNVKLYLIGPYEEDKEYYLECKKLIKKLDLEEDIIITGRVEVTDYLKKLDLLVLTSISEGQPLVMLEGFAAEIPFVATDVGSCRELIEGGPEDDLGSAGIITNPASYVETAEAIIKLLQDKELRTEMGKIGCKRVEKYYNQEELVNNYQQLYEQLGGC
- a CDS encoding tetratricopeptide repeat protein, yielding MNLLYWIFNLIITAVEITILIFMFYKAYFSLELFIICHLLISLLYWRLNRQLKNNFSLAYYLVLLMPGIGLVVVTIINFLLQAKGTSDGLISDYEEYLSFVESFTEETEVDLDEELNQLSILDKLKYSSEQEKKQAIINFTTEDISLQVDILKEALTDDNPEVAHYAASTLNLLETNFEEKIEELMIEYRQTNEIDYLGELIEEYEYYIESSLLKAEVKSVYVQDYIEILLEAKEKFKSVYEIDLKLTKAYKQLEKYEKAIGLLQELIKQYPYRYEAYLKLMELYYDLDQESKMLELIEKIEGLEIHLPEEVRKQIEFWQ
- a CDS encoding DUF2194 domain-containing protein, with translation MIKKKYFFYLMLIILVSALLVQVFKSGRIERILRVNQKQAKQEFETVSASLPEKYQRVLVAYSRETESTNKIYQNIYHTFRLAKIQAEFCSIDSTDLAAKIDNLTSNDLLVIAAEDLNRLNEDKVVLNHVANGGKVVFLIRSYYPEFNNLVGIESFKGEKLVTGFKFEQGLFPGLDGLEIETAKINNSILDVELKSKVEVLATAQKEPLIWLNNYGQGKVLYVNSNLMEHKYNRGLLLQYISYLTDYFLTTIFNGKLVNIDDFPAPIKQGKDDIIYEQYHMTNRQFYKNIWWSALYNMSQRYNLKYTGLVIGSYNLQTSGSLPDFYQQNLEDIKYFGRRLAEAGGELGIHGYNHNSLALAGEMNFNEYGYYPWESRLVMEKGLMKLKKALKSMYGDINVYTYVPPSNIISRTGKIAVKNIFPELKVLAGLYTASKEQGILKQEFGPDPDLPGVYCLPRLSSGYDYNPSIMWNIYNGIAHYGIFNHFIHPDDLLDEQRRKGRTWRELKNNLEQIFSNLYSHYSFLQPMTNLEGYMNYRKLEDLEVYSYQREDVIYIHYRQGVMPVNHFLRLRTGRISQVQGGDFQLLKEYGDHRLYFITGKQSVVKIELR
- the pelG gene encoding exopolysaccharide Pel transporter PelG gives rise to the protein MAGIGFELKELFAEDLFTKRIKAYLYSMIVAAGPWIITTITINLFVLVAKYYFSDLGQRDLFMGTIIYSFVFSQLLTAPCQLLITRYIADQLYQKTYGYVKASFMGLNKIILAIGLVVSIGYYFDKPLPLDYKFMASGLFILISLIWIITIYLSTIRNYGVIVLAYSVGSIISLILAIILMNYPLNLQGYIYAGNLLFSYLVGVVIIYGILLYNFLSSFPFVNNKEYDFLGYVKKFPSLIFIGLFYILGLWIDDILMWYSSLSVNIYEVYRYAPLYDNAVFLSYLTIIPTMMLFMVSVETEFYDLYKEYYGLVVNNATYDQIERARKEMVGVIYRQLVYTMELQTIITLIIIVLSGRIFTYLGISLAVKEIFMICVLGSLCNIFLFLIFLILLYFEARSYSLVIASVFFISNLVFTLYFIPKGEVFYGCGYFSGSFVTLILAIIMLIYFMKDITYYTFSSQPFFEEKE